CGCTTTTGCCGGTCCACGCGGGCGAAATCCAATGCCGAGCGCTCGGGGCTGATGTGCAAGCATATACAGAGGATGGGCAGCCCGTCTACGATGAAGTCGGCGAACTCGTGCTATTGAAACCCATGCCTTCGATGCCGATTTATTTTTGGGGCGATGAAAACAACGAACGTTACTATGACAGCTATTTCGCAGACTTTCCCGGCATATGGCGCCACGGCGATTGGATCAAGATCACATCCAAAGGGAGCTGCCAGATTTACGGCCGTTCCGACTCCACGATCAATCGCGGCGGCATTCGCATGGGCACGAGTGAAATTTACAGCGCCGTAGAAGTTGTGGGCGCGGTCGAAGACAGCCTTGTCGTCGACATCAATGACCCGAACGGAAAAGACTATATGCCGCTGTTCGTCGTTCTAAAAGCGGACGAAGAACTAACCGAAACACTGGAAAAAGAAATCAAACAAAACATCCGCGAGCACTGCTCCCCGAGACACGTGCCCAATGATATTTTCAAAATTACCGAAGTGCCAACGACATTGAACGGCAAAAAAATGGAAGTCCCCATCAAAAAAATTCTGATGGGCACTCCAATTGAAAAAGCCGTGAACATAGGCTCGATGAAAAACCCGGGAATGTTGGATTATTTTATTGATTTTGCTAAAAAGGGGTAGGAACGGTTGTCATGGTTTCAACATACCTCCGGCCGACACATTTTCCCCGTAAGAGGTGTATTGGGCGGTCCAATACACCTCTTACCCCCGGGATCTTACTCGGCCAAGTATGTTGTGCGCTTCATGACGCCTCTATTATTTGGAAATTTTCCCCTAATTGCGGTGTCATAAGCCTGTCATGGCACCTATAGTTGTTATTTTTCCCCTCTGGTTGGTGTCATGAACACTTCATGGCACCACTAATTGTTTTTTTCCCTCTCACTGGTATCATTGCTCCTGGACCGCTCCACTCACAGCCCTCATTTTCCAAACAATTATATAAATTCCAATACCAACCATAGCACCAACGCTATCGAGCACCACATCGCTCACTTCACCGCTCCGCCCCGGGATGAACAGCTGATGTACTTCATCCGTGATCGCGTAACACGTACAAAGGACCCAAGCCCATACGATCACCCGCCACGACACCCTTCCTTCAATCGTCGAAACTCGAAACGCATGAATCACAAAAAGACCAAGCACGACGTACACAGCCACGTGCGCCGCCTTGCGAATCAACGTATGAAAGGTTTCAAAATCTATATTCACAAACGGGAACAGACTTTGACTCCAACTATACGCAACCTCCGTCACCCCTCCGCTCAGCGAACTCGACGCTTCCCCGGACTGATGCGAAAAATAAAAAATAAGCCCCATCCATCCGATCACTAGAAGCCAAGCGACGATCATCTGTTTTGAAATGTTTTTCATTTTAAGGCACATCTATTTTGTATGTCTGCATCTTTACCACCATCAATCGTTCTCAGATTCCTTTGGCATGTTTTCATATGCCAATTGTCGAATAATCTGCTCGTGCTGCGGGTAGTCAGCAAGCAGTTCCGCCTGGGTGAAAAGCTCAAAGTCTTCGTATTCGAATCCTGGGGAGACCACACAGCTGACAAGCGCATAGTTTGCATAAACGCTTGACCCAAAAATAGCGCCAGCCGGCACGACCGTACTCAGCTTTTGTCCGGCGTCAAGGTCGGGGCCGATTTCAATAGCTTCATACACCCCATCGAGGTGGATGATATGAACCGTGAGTGGATCCCCGGCATGATAATACCAAACCTCATCGCTTTTCAATCGGTGAAAATGGGAAGGGCTGCTCGGCTCAAGCAAAAAATAAATACTGGAATACGTTTTTCGCAATCGACCATCGAATGTTTCCATCTTTTCCTTCGATGAAAAATTTTCAACGAAGTAACCACCTTCCGGATGCGGCACCATGTGTAATCGCTCAATCCAATAAGATGCTTCCCTCAAGAATATCGCCTCCATAATCGTATAATACTGGGAATCAAGGGGGGAAGTAAACGTTTATCAGCCAAACACAACGATTTATCAGCCGAAATCTTCAATATATCAGCCAAAACAAACCGTTTATCAGCCATTCTACCGAAACCATCCTTCGTAAACACCCTACTATACCCTCATCCCCATTAATGATACAATAGGAGCGATATTGTCTCTTCTTACATAAAAAAGCTTAATGACCATAAAGGAGTGTCACGTATGCAACAGCGTCAATTTGATCAAATGAAAAACGGAGATGGATTTATTGCAGCACTTGACCAGAGCGGCGGCAGTACCCCGAAGGCCCTCGCCCTATACGGTATTTCGGAAGATGAATATGCGAACAAGGATGAAATGTTCGATTTAGTCCACGAAATGCGGACACGGATCATCACCTCCCCTGCCTTTCATTCCGAGCAAATCCTCGGCGCCATTTTGTTTGAGCAAACGATGGACCGCGAAATCGAAGGCATGTACACAGGTGATTACTTGGCTGAAAAAAAAGGCGTTGTTCCTTTTTTAAAAGTGGATAAAGGACTTGCCGACGAGTCAAATGGTGTGCAGATGATGAAGCCGATCAACGATCTGGACGAAACATTGAAACGGGCGAATGAACGTCACATGTTTGGGACGAAAATGCGCTCCGTTATCAAGGAAGCCAACCCGGAGGCCATTAAGGCAGTTGTCGATCAGCAATTCGAGATTGGCAAAAAGATTATCGAAGCCGGCCTCGTTCCGATTATCGAACCGGAAGTGGATATTCACAGCCCGGAAAAAGAAAAATGTGAGGAAATATTGAAAGAGGAAATTCAAAGCCACCTCGATCAACTCGGCCAAGATGATCTCGTGATCTTAAAACTGACGATCCCAACCGTCGCTAACACATACAAAGCACTGATTGACCACTCGAATGTCGTTCGTGTTGTCGCCCTATCCGGCGGTTACCCGACAGACGAGGCGAATGAAAAACTGACTGAAAACA
The Salicibibacter kimchii DNA segment above includes these coding regions:
- a CDS encoding cupin domain-containing protein, with amino-acid sequence MREASYWIERLHMVPHPEGGYFVENFSSKEKMETFDGRLRKTYSSIYFLLEPSSPSHFHRLKSDEVWYYHAGDPLTVHIIHLDGVYEAIEIGPDLDAGQKLSTVVPAGAIFGSSVYANYALVSCVVSPGFEYEDFELFTQAELLADYPQHEQIIRQLAYENMPKESEND
- a CDS encoding fructose bisphosphate aldolase; translated protein: MQQRQFDQMKNGDGFIAALDQSGGSTPKALALYGISEDEYANKDEMFDLVHEMRTRIITSPAFHSEQILGAILFEQTMDREIEGMYTGDYLAEKKGVVPFLKVDKGLADESNGVQMMKPINDLDETLKRANERHMFGTKMRSVIKEANPEAIKAVVDQQFEIGKKIIEAGLVPIIEPEVDIHSPEKEKCEEILKEEIQSHLDQLGQDDLVILKLTIPTVANTYKALIDHSNVVRVVALSGGYPTDEANEKLTENKDLIASFSRALTQDLNVHQTDDEFNDTLQKAVDAIYRASIT
- a CDS encoding VanZ family protein produces the protein MKNISKQMIVAWLLVIGWMGLIFYFSHQSGEASSSLSGGVTEVAYSWSQSLFPFVNIDFETFHTLIRKAAHVAVYVVLGLFVIHAFRVSTIEGRVSWRVIVWAWVLCTCYAITDEVHQLFIPGRSGEVSDVVLDSVGAMVGIGIYIIVWKMRAVSGAVQEQ